The sequence TTACTGTTATTGAAGCGGTGGATGCACCGGTACTCCAACTATAAGATGAACCACCACTCGCGGTTAAGGTGGTGCTTTGACCATTACATATCGTTGAAGTGCCACTTATAGATGGAGTTGGTAAGGGATTAACCGTAACATTTATGGAGCCATGTCCCGTGGTACAACCTGTTGGACTTGTTACCGTAACAGTATAGGTACCACTAGAATTTACAGTTATTGTTTGACTTGTAGCCCCTGTATTCCAATGATAAGCGGGATAACCAGAGCCTGCATTAAGTGTTACACTGCCTCCAGAACAAAAAGTGGTGGGTCCACTTGCAGTAATAACAGGATTAATTACTTCTGCTGGTACATAAGTAATATATAAATCTGCTTTATTAATACACATAGCTGTTCCACTGCATATTTGAAAAGTATTAGTTCCACCATAAACATAACCTGGTAAACCGCAAATATATGAACCTGTTGCACCAACAGAAGTTGCACAAGGATTAACATCACAAAAACACCCTGAATTTCCATCATAAGCAGTAGATACTGGTTGACCATTAACATAACCATTTATTGAAGAGCCAACACAATTAGCTGTCCAATAATATACTTGTATATTAGTAACTAAATTACCCGGTGGCACAGGGTCAACAAAAGTCATGTCCTTACATGGTGGAGTGTCTCCACAATAACTTCCCGGGGTATTGGTACACCAATAATCGGCACCGCAAACAGCACATCCACCACAAGCTTGAAATCCACCATATGTAATGGTGGTCATAATCGTTGTTTGAGCCAAAACAAATAACGAATTAATCCCAAAAATTAATAGTAATATTACTTTTTTCATGGTTTTCAATTTTAAGCAAAATTACTTATTTTTACGACATAACCAAAAAAAAGTTTAAAAATGTTAAAAAAATTAAATGTGCAATAAAATGCTAATAAACCCTGTAGTTGAGTATTATCAATTTACAGTGAATGAGGTATAAATTAGTTATTTTTTAACGTAAACTTAAAATAAAATTACTTAAATTTAATTTTAAAATTGGTCTAAAATCTTTCTCTGAAAAGAAAGTTATAGGATATTGAAATAATCCATACCTTTGCAGTATATACTTAATGAATGAAAAGTTTTTTATTTATTTTATTTGCTTTTTTGTCGATTGCTACATATGAACAAAATTTCGACAAAGCTGTTGTAATTACCGAAAAAGATTCTACACAAATACATTCAAATATGTATAGGTACAATAAGCAGTTTAAAGCAGACCTTTCAAATTATTCATTCCCAACTGATACCGGATTGTATAAAAAGGTATTTCATAATCCACCCGTTTGTCAGGGCAATACGGGGACATGCTGGTGTTTTTCTACCACATCTTTTTTCGAGAGCGAAGTTTTTCGCCTCACCGGCAAAAAAGTAAAACTATCTGAGATGTACGTTGTTTATTGGGAATATGTAGAACGAGCTATTGATTTTGTAAAAACTCATGGTAAAACTTATGTCGATGAAGGTTCAGAAGCCTCAGCTTTACTTAGGATTTATCAAAAATATGGTGCTGTACCCCTTGCTGCATACGAAGGCAAACCTACATACCGAAAGCAGCATAGCCATAGAACAATGGTGAAAGAAATAAAGAATTTTTTAGCACAGGTAAAAGAAAATAATATCTGGAACGAAGTATATGTGGTGAATGTAGTTAAATCATTGCTCAATGCAGAAATGGGCGTTCCTCCCACCTCGTTTTTGTATGACGGAAAAGAATACACCCCCCAAGAGTTCTTAAAAGAATATTTGCAAATAAATCCGGTTGCCTATTTCAATTTTATGTCAACCCTTACAGCTCGTTATTACGAAAAAAGCGAACTTATTGAAAACGATAATTGGTGGCACTGCAGAGAATATTACAATGTTCCAATCGATACATTTGTTAAACTTATTAACAAGGCACTAGAAAATCAATACAGCGTGTGTCTATGTGGTGATGTAAGCGAAGCCGGCTATGACCATAATGAATTAAAATTAGCGGCTATTCCAATTTTTGATATTCCTGAAAATCAAATAAACGAATCGTCAAGAGAAATGCGTTTACAAAACCAAACAACCACCGACGACCATTGCATTCATATGGTGGGTTATTACTATAAAAATGGAAAGTATTGGTATTTGATAAAGGATAGTAATGGAAATACCTTTGATGGTCTATTCCCCGGATATCGCATTTATAGCGAGGATTACGTTAAATTAAAAATGATGAATATTTTGATTCATGGTAATGCCGCTCGATGGTTATTAGATAGAATCGTGAAATGAATGCGAAAGAGTTAATACGAAAAATGTTACCGGGCTTATTGCCCCTTCTTATTTTTATCATAGCCGATGAAGTTTTTGATACTGTAGTAAGTTTATCTATTGCAATTGCTGTTGGTATTTTTCAAGCGATATGGATTTTTATCAAAGAAAAAAGATTCGATTATTTTGTATTGCTCGACACCGGATTAATTATAATTCTTGGTCTTATCTCCATCATATCGCACGATGAATTGTTTTTTAAACTTAAACCAGGAATCGTTCAGGTCATTATGTGCATCATGTTGCTATTTATAGCATTTGCACCTCCAACGTTTTTAGCAGCTATGATGGGACGTTATGGCTTAAACACAGAATTGAACGAAGAAAGTGTTCGTATTTTACGTAGAAACATGAAATTATTAAGCGTTTTATTATTACTCCATACCGGATTAGTTTTTTACTCTGCATTTTACATGTCAAAGGAGGCTTGGGGTTTTATAAGCGGCGTGTTACTTTATCTTATTTTTGGTGTATATTTTTTGGCTGAGTTTCTTCGTATGTATTGGAATAAAAGAAAATTTGCCAGCGAAGAATGGGTTCCACTGGTTGACGAAGCAGGGAAAATTGTTGGCAAAGCCCCTCGCTCTATGGTTCATAAAGATAAAAATTTACTACATCCGGTTATTCATGTACACATATTTAATAAAGAACGAAAATTATTTTTGCAAAAAAGAGCTTCAAATAAACTTGTACAACCTGGGAAATGGGATACTGCTGTAGGTGGACATATCTCATGGGGCGAAACCATTGAACAGACGATAAAAAGAGAAACATTCGAAGAACTTGGCATAGAATTACAAAAAACAATATTCATCGGAAAATATATTTGGCATTCCGAAATCGAAAGCGAATTAATTTATGTATTCATAACCGAATATAATAACACTATATCTCCCAAAAACAACGAAATAGATGACGGAAAATTTTGGTCAAAAAAAGAAATTGAACTAAATTTGAACAAAGGAATATTTACACCTAATTTTGAACATGAGATTCCATATATAGAGCATTTTTTCGATAAAAAAAATAAATGGTAACATGTTTATTTTAGCAGATAGCGGTTCAACTAAAACAACTTGGTCCATTGTTGACAAACATGGTCATATCATTGAAAAAGAAACAATAGGGCTTAATCCGTTGCATGTGAATAAAGAACTAATTAGCAACACTGTTTTTCATGTAACAAAAGACATCCCCTACCACGAAATTCAATATATTCATTTTTATGGTGCTGGCTGTGCGTCAAAAGAAATGCAAAAATTGGTTCAACTTGCTATAAAAGATGTTATTAATAACAATAATATTTTTGTTGACAGCGATATTTATGCTGCCGCTCATGCTTTACTCCAAAATCAAGAAGGTTGGATTGCTATTCTTGGCACTGGTTCTAATTTAGCTTATTACGATGGTAAAACTATTTTAAAACATACCCCATCGCTTGGATATATTTTAGGCGACGAAGGAAGTGGTTCATATTTAGGGAAAGAACTACTAAAACTATATGCTTATAAAAAAATAGATAAAGAGCTATGTAACGAATTTGAAAAGTTTTTAAACCTCTCATTAAACGAAATACTCGTAGAAATATACCATAAACCCAATGCAAATCGTTATTTAGCCAATTTTACGTATTTTATTAAAAAACATCGCCAACACCCCGATATACAAACACTACTCAACAATGCTTTTGAATTGTTTTTAAAAACTCACTTAGAACCTTTTATAGATAAATATTCACAAAACATTGCTTTTTGTGGATCAGTTGCTTCTATTTTTAAAGAAGAATTAATACAGGCTTGCCAATTTTATCATTTAAACATTCAAGCTATTGAATCGTCTCCCATGAAAAAGCTTATTCGCTATCATCTTAACAATAAACGTATATAACTAGTTTTCAGAAGTATTAACAAACTTAACAATTTCTTAACATACCTTCTTTTATAATATTCGACCTTTGCAAAAATATATAAAACATATAATTATGGGACTTAATAGTTTTTTTCAAATTCTTGTGCCAAAAGACAAAAAATTTTATCCTTCGTTTAAAGAAGCAACTAGCAATTTAGTGGAAGTTTCAGAAGTGCTCATTTCACTAATGAAAACTGATAACTGGGATGACAGAATAAAACTCATATCAAAAATTAAAGAATTAGAAAAAAAAGGTGATGATGTCACTCATAAAATGTTTGATATGCTCAACAGTTCCTTCATAACTCCATTCGACCGAGAAGATATTCACAATTTAATCTCATCCATTGATGATGTAGTCGATTATATAAATGGTGCTGCTCAACGATTTTTATTATATAAACCCAAATCGAACTCTACCGATTTTTTAAAACTTGCTGAATTAATTTTTGATGGTTCAAAATCAATTCAAAATGCCATTGAGCATATTGACAATTTAAAACATCCTCAACAAATAAAAGAAGCTTGCATTCACGTTAATGAAATTGAAAACCTGGCTGATGATGTTTACCACATTGCCATTTCACAATTATTTGAAAAGGAAACAGATACAATAGAATTAATAAAGAAAAAAGACATTCTTCAGATTTTAGAAAAAGCTACCGACAAACTTGAAGATGCTTCGGATGTTATTAAGTCTATTATGATAAAACAAGCTTAATATGAGTACACTTGTTATTATTATTATAGCCATTGCCCTTATTTACGACTTTTTAAATGGGATGAACGATGCAGCAAACTCAGTAGCAACTATAGTAGCAACTAGGGTTTTATCTCCATTTATGGCAGTTCTATGGGCAGCAATATTTAATTTTGCTGCTTATTTTATATTTGGCTTACATGTTGCCAATACGATGGGCAAAGGCATAGTAGAACCTCATGTTGTTGAACCTTGGTTTGTATTTTCTGCATTAGTTGGCGCTGCTGCATGGGTATGGTTATGCACTCAATTAGGTTTACCTATTAGTGTTTCGCATGCTCTTATTGGTGGTATGGTTGGACCTGCTTGGTTCGTTTTTGGACCCGATGCTGTTATAGGTTCAGGTATTATAAAAGTTGTAATTTTTATATTTGTTTCCCCTATTGTAGGCTTTATTTTAGGTTATTTATTTATGATTTTAACCAAATTTATACTTAAAAAATCAAAACCAAATAAAGTAGATGCATGGTTTAGAATATTGCAGCTCTTATCTTCAGCTTTTTTTAGTCTAGGACACGGCAGCAACGACGCACAAAAAACTATGGGTATCATAGCAGTACTTTTATTTAGTACCGGATATTTGGGCACAGAATTTTATGTCCCAGAATGGGTCGTTATTTCGTGCTATGTAGCAATTGCATTAGGAACTTTAACAGGCGGATGGAAAGTAATAAAAACTATGGGTGTAAATTTAACAGACCTTAAACCAGTTCATGGATTTGCCGCCGAAACAGCAGGTGCTACTACATTAGCCATGTCTGCGTTTATGGGAATACCGGTAAGCACAACCCATACCATATCAGGGGCTATTATGGGAGTTGGCGTAACCCGAAGAGTATCGGCTGTACGTTGGAAAATTGCTCAAAATATTATTGGTGCCTGGATACTTACTATACCAACTACAATGATAGTTTCAGGACTTTTGTATATTTTAATACGAACCATTGTTTTTTAAAAGTACATCATAACCATAAAAAAGCCTTTGTTCTGAACAAGGGCTTTTTTTATTCATATGTTTTTTCGTACTTTAGCAAAATTTTTAGCTTAAATTACCAAACTAATGAATAAATTTTGCTTTTTAATAATTATACTAACCTACTGCTCACTTTCATTTGCTCAAAAAAATATCGATTCGTGCATTACATTTCCAATGTTTTCGGCTAACTATATGCTTCAAGTTCCTTCAGGCGATATGGCTAAACGTTATGGATTAAATTCAAATGTAGGTGGCTCTTTTATGATTAAAAATAAAAAAAATATCCTAATAGAATTAAATATCAACTTCATTTTTGGAAATAATTTAAAAGGTGATGCCACTCATTTGTTCGATAGTATAAGTACTTCTAATAACCAAGCCATCATCAATGAAAATGGCGAATATGCTAAAGTCCGTACCTTTGAACGTGGTTTTTTTGCAGGAGCTAAAATAGGAAAAATTATTTCATTTGGAAAACCAAACACCAATAGCGGTATATTAGTTACACTAGGTAGTGGTTACTTACAACATAAAATTCGAATAGAAAATGATGGTAATAATGCACCTCAAATCTTAGGCGATTATAAATTAGGTTACGACAAACTACGATATGGCTTAGCAATAAGCGAATTTATCGGATATGTTTATTTTAGCAAATCGCAAGCACTAAATTTTATGGCAGGTTTTGAATTTTATCAATCATGGACAAAAAGTGGCAGAAGTTGGGATTTCAATTTAATGAAAAAAGACGACGGTCATTATTTAGACCTTTTACATTCGCTTAAAGTTGGCTGGATTATTCCTATCTATCGAAAAGAACCTCAGCCTTATTATTTTTATTAATTATGCTTTGGATATATAGGTTTTCGTTATTCGCATATAAATTATTAATTCAAATTGCCTCATTGTTTAATGAAAAAGCATCGCTTTGGATTAGCGGGCGAAAAAATATTTGGCAAAAAATATCGCAATTTCAAGTATTAGCTCAACATCAGGTTCTTTGGATGCATGTATCGTCATTAGGTGAATTTGAACAAGGTCGCCCACTTATTGAACAAATAAAAAAAAACTATCATAATATTCAAATTATCATCACCTTTTTCTCGCCTTCAGGCTATGAAATTAGAAAAAATTATACTTTTGCTGATGCTATTTTTTATCTCCCCCTTGACTCGCCCAAAAATGCTCAACGGTTTTATGATATCATAAAACCCAATTGGGTTATCTTTGTTAAATATGACTTTTGGTTTTTTTATATTCGCGAAGCATATTTACGTAAAATTCCTATTTTCCTTATTTCGGCCGTTTTTAAACCCAACCAGATATTTTTTAAATTTTATGGACATTTTTATAGAAAAATGCTTCGTTATTTCTCGCAAATTTATGTTCAAGACGATACATCCAAATTATTACTTCAAAAAATAAATATTAATTCTATTGTAGCAGGCGACACTCGATGCGACAGAGTATTGCAAATAGCTCAAAGTCCCTTACCATTAAACAACATAAGAGATTTTATTAAACAACGTGTTGTAGTTATTGTAGGAAGCGCTTGGGATAAAGACATTAAAATTCTTAAAAATATAATAGAACAAACTCAAAAAAATAATGTTTTATGGATTATTGCACCTCATGTTGTTAATGAAGAACATATTCAAGACTTAATTCAAATAATCGACCTCCCAGCTATTCGCTATACTCAAATAAACGACATCAATAATAATATTAAAAATGGTGTTTTATGGATAGATACGATTGGAATTTTATCATCATTGTATCAATTTGCAACAATTGCATACATAGGAGGAGGATTCGGAAAAGGTATTCACAATACTTTAGAGCCTGCATCATTCGGAGTTCCAGTTGTTTTTGGTCCCAACTATCATAAGTTTAATGAAGCCGAAGACATGATAAAACTGGGTGCTGCTTTTTCGATTAGTAATGCTGATGAAGCTTTTCAAATAATAAATCAATTAATTCAAAACGAAACATTTCGCTCAAAAGCTTCCATAAAAGCTCAAATGTACATTCAAAAAAGTGCAGGAGCCACACAAAAAATAATACAACAATTATTTCACTAATCTTTAATCAACTATAATTCTTTTACTTAAAAAGATAATTCCACGTCTATTTTATTTTTAGATAAAGTTGTACTTTTGCGAAAATTATTGTTTAACTAAATCCATGAAAATGAAAATTATTACATTGCTTGTTGTTTCGGGATTAAATTTTTCGCTTTTTTCACAAAATGTACTTATTAGTGGATACGTAAAAGATAAAAAAACGCATGAACCACTACCAGGTGTTAACATTGTTCTCGACGATAATTCGGGTGCTGCTACCGACGTAAATGGTTTTTATTCTTTCAAATCGAATAAAGGAGGCTATCAAACTATAAAATTTAACTTTTTAGGATATCAAACTTATTCTCAAACCATTAACTTATCAGACAAAGAACAACTTAATTTAAATGTCGAATTAGAAGAAAATATACAAGTAATTGACGAAGTAGTAGTAAGTGCTTCAAAATTTGAGCAAAAAATATCGGAAGTTACTGTTTCGATGGAAGTTATAAAACCTAAATTGCTCGAGAACAACAACGTAATTTCAATGGAAACAGCTATAAATAAAATCCCTGGCGTTGATATTACCGGCGATCAACCTAGCATTCGTGGTGGTAGCGGATACAGCTATGGAGCAGGCACAAGAGTTATGTTATTGGTTGATGATATGCCCTTAATTTCACCCGATGCAGGTGATATAAAATGGAATTTTTTGCCTATTGAAAATGTTTCACAAATAGAAGTTATTAAAGGTGCAGCATCTGCATTATTTGGTTCATCGGCACTTAACGGAGTTATTAATGTGCGTACGGCCTATCCAAAGTTTGAACCCGAAACAAAGGTTACCATTTTTAATGGAATATATATGAATCCAAAACGCAAAGAACTTAAATGGTGGGGACAAACACAACCCTTGTTTGTAGGATCCAATTTATTTCACATGCAGCGTTACAAAAATTTAGATATTGTGCTGGGAGCTAGTGGCTACAGCGATAACGGATATCGTCAATCCGAAACCGAAGAACGCATTCGCGGAAATTTTAACCTTCGATATCGATTTCCCAAAAAAGAAGGATGGGCAATTGGGCTTAATGGAAATTTAATGAATATAGATAAAACCGACTTCTTTTTGTGGCAAAATGCCGACTCCGGAGCATGGCGACAAGACCCTGCATCAGTAACTCGTAATATTGGAACACGTATTAATATAGACCCATTCTTTACATTCTATACCTCACCTAACGATAAGCATAATATTCGTACCCGATACTTTTATGTTAAAAACAGAGTGCCCGGAGATTCTTCAAAAGATAGTCATTCGGGCTTATATTATGCAGAATATTTATTCCAACATCAGGTAAAAGACAATTTTACATATAGTTTAGGTGCATTACATGTTTATAGCGATATTCAGGGCAAACTATTCGACAAACACAATGCCACCAATATAGCCATCTACGGACAAATGGACAAAAAAATAAATAAATTTAATCTATCAGCCGGGATTAGAGCCGAGTATTTTAGAATTGATAAAACAGAATCCAAATCGGTTATCAATGGTGATACTATTGTCGATATCCCTATCCAACCGGTAGCTCGTATTGGTGTAAACTATCAATTAGCCGAACATACTTTTATTCGTTCGTCATTTGGGCAAGGGTACCGTTTCCCTTCTATTGCCGAAAAATTTACTTATACCAATGTAGGTGCATTAAACATATTTCCCAACCCCAATCTAAAACCCGAAACTGGTTGGAGTGCCGAAATTGGCATTAAACAAGGAGTTAAAATTTCTAATTGGAATGGATACCTCGACGCATCAGCATTCTGGCAAGAATACAACAAAATGATGGAATACACATTCGGCTTTTATGACCCTAAAACATATAGAGCTCTTGATATTCATAACCCAGATGACCTAACAATTATTGCAACATATGGATATAAAGCACTTGGTTTTCAATCACAAAATATTGGACACGCAAAAATTACCGGCTTTGATATAACCTTTACCGGAATGGGATCATTTTTTGGCATTCCTGCAACCTTATTGGCAGGCTATACCTATACCAATCCTATTGATTTAAACGATAAAGATTCGTCCAAGAGTACATCGTCTAATATGCTAAAATACAGGTATTACCATTCATTAAAAGGCGATTTTCAGCTAGATTTTAAAAAGATTTCAACAGGCATCAGTTTGCTATATCAAAGTTATATGGTTAACATTGACAAAGCTTTTGAAGATTTAACCGGCGACGGTCCTGGAGTAGGAATTGAACTTTTACCCGGTTTATATGAATATAGACAAAAACACAACAAAGGCTACATAGTATTTGATTATCGTATATCGTGGAATATTACAGAACAAAGTAAACTATCGTTGGTAGTAAAAAATATATTTAATAAAGAATACATGGGACGACCAGGCGACATTCGTCCACCACGAAATGTTTCATTACAATATATTTTATCACTTTAAAAAACTATCTTTGCAAAAAAAACAATGACTCCTTCAGAACGATTAATTTTAGTTTGTAACGACGACGGATACTTTGCTAGCGGTATTGCATCTCTGATTGAAGTTGTAAGACCTTTAGGCAGAGTAATTGTTGTTGCACCCGAAAAAGGCGAATCAGGTAAGTCGCATTCTATTACTATGACAACTCCCATTCGTTTAAATTTAATTAAAGAAGAAAAAAATCTATGCATATATGCTTGCTCAGGAACCCCTGTCGATTCACTTAAGTTAGCATTACATCAGGTACTTGATAGAAAACCAGACTTAGTGGTTTCGGGCATCAATCATGGTAGCAATTCCTCCATTAGTGTAATTTATTCGGGTACTATGGGAGCTGTTATCGAAGCATGCCTTAATGGCATTCCTGCGGTAGGTTTTTCGTTACTCGACTATGCCACCCATCCTGATTTTACTGCTTCAAAACATGTAGCTAAAATCATAGTTAATAATATTTTACAATTTGGACTTCCCAACGAAGTTTGTTTAAATGTCAATATTCCTAAATTGCCAATTAAAAAATTAAAAGGCATAAAATTATGTCGTCAAGCCAAAGGAGTTTGGAAAGAAGATTTTGTAAAACGTCTTGATCCCCATAATACACCCTATTACTGGATGACAGGGAATTTTGATAATTTTGAACCAAACGCTACCGATACCGACGAATATGCACTTGCCAATGGATATGCTTCGGTAGTCCCTGTTAAAATTGATTTTACCGCCTATCAAGCATATAACTTTTTAGAAAAATGGAATTATGAACTCTAAATTTTCTAAATATAATCGAATTTGGGTTGGTTTAATTGTCGGTTTAATCTTTCCCATTTTGGGGTTACTTGTTCTTTATTTATTTGACCGTTCTTATCATTCATTAAGAAACTTTTTGATATTATCTTATCAATTAGGAGTAATGTCTAACCTTTTAAGCATAAGTTTATTAGCGAATCTTGTAGGTTTTTATTTTTTTCTAAATAAAGAATGGTACTACGCCGTAAGAGGTGTAATGATAGCTGTTTTAATTTGGGGAGCTGTTATTTTATTTATACGTTTAACCATTCCAGAATTGTGAAATATTATATCATCTGTGGCGAAACATCGGGCGATATGCATGCTGCTAATTTGGTCAAAGGATTAAAAAAATATGACCCAACTGCACAAATTAGAGCATGGGGAGGTAATTCGTTAATAGCACAAGGAGTAGAAGTAGTTAAGCATATTCGCGATTTGAGCTTTATGGGACTGGTCGAAGTCCTGCTTCATTTAAAAACAATCAAACATAATTTTAAATTTGCTTACAGCGATATTTTGAATTTTAATCCGGATGTGTTGATTTTAGTTGACTTTCCGGGATTTAATCTTCGTCTTGCTAAATGGGCAAAGAAAAATGGAATTAAGGTTTTTTATTATATTTCGCCTACTGTATGGGCATGGCACCAGTCTCGCGTATACCAGGTTCGCGACTATGTTGACAAAATGTTTGTTATACTGCCATTTGAAAAAGATTTTTACAAAAAATTTAATGTCGATGTTGATTACGAAGGACATCCTATTTTAGACATCTTAGCATCCGAATTGAATAAAACAGAAACTTTTACCCATTTCTGTAACCGTCATCAATTAAATGAAAAAAATATCATAGCCCTCTTGCCCGGAAGTCGTAAACAAGAATTAACTCAAATGCTAAAGGTTATGACTTCAATCACCGCAGATTTTAAAAACTACAATTTTGTTATTGCCGGTTTATCTTTTCTACCTAAAGACTTGTATTCGTTTGCATTAACATTACCTAATGTGCAAATTATATACGACGACACGTATGCTCTACTAAAACAAGCTAAAGCAGCTATTGTTACCTCTGGAACAGCTACATTAGAAACTGCACTTTTTAAAGTACCACAAATAGTTTGCTACAAAACCAATCCAATAACTTTTGCTATAGGTAAACGCCT is a genomic window of Bacteroidales bacterium containing:
- the lpxB gene encoding lipid-A-disaccharide synthase, which gives rise to MKYYIICGETSGDMHAANLVKGLKKYDPTAQIRAWGGNSLIAQGVEVVKHIRDLSFMGLVEVLLHLKTIKHNFKFAYSDILNFNPDVLILVDFPGFNLRLAKWAKKNGIKVFYYISPTVWAWHQSRVYQVRDYVDKMFVILPFEKDFYKKFNVDVDYEGHPILDILASELNKTETFTHFCNRHQLNEKNIIALLPGSRKQELTQMLKVMTSITADFKNYNFVIAGLSFLPKDLYSFALTLPNVQIIYDDTYALLKQAKAAIVTSGTATLETALFKVPQIVCYKTNPITFAIGKRLVKVKYISLVNLILGKEVVKELIQYEFNQQNLKNELQKILTPEEQNKILDNYNQLQQLIGTYGVSERIAFKMLAYLKNNEI